From the Trifolium pratense cultivar HEN17-A07 linkage group LG4, ARS_RC_1.1, whole genome shotgun sequence genome, the window CTTCATCGAATAACGCCCTACCTTACTTACCACTTGACTAGTGATTATGACATATTCACCGTTATACCAAATATAGGCTAAATATTTGAGTAATCGATTAAGATTCTTCTCGATGATTATACCAAAACGAGATGATTATAGTATTTCCCAACAAATTGGTTGTCGTTATGGCCCAAACCATCAAGCCCAAGTACTATAATCAGTGGGGGATTTTTTTTGCCGTCTTATCATTTTCTTAAACATCACccactatttaagtagcggacgatgtttttattcaaattttttattttacaacttTCACTACTTAAATAGTAGATGAATTAAAATAGAGCGCACGAGAATCTCGCACGACAATAAAAGAAACACTCTAATTTGTGATTGAAAATAGATTAAATTTGGGCCCAAATCACTTAAGGGCCCGGGACTTAAGGGTTGTGACCCACAAAGATGAGTAacactattttttaaaagagaatttaTATATACACACTACTATATGATGTTTCGTAATGGCTATTGGCTagtttgtgaaaaataggtCAATTTATGTCATGTTTATCTTGTATAGGAGTAAGTACGAATATGATGAATGGAATTATGTAGTGAAATTTAAAGTTGATGatgtaacaacaaaaaaaaagaagttgatGTCGCAATGTCGCATGTTTGTTGTATGGAAAGACTTTATGCACCTGGGTGTTTGTAGTTAGACCCGCTACAATTTATGTGTCGAGTGTACAACTATATTGGAGTTTCAAAATTTTAGGACAAATTTTGCAgcatcaaaattttgagatcatataataataattatatattatcgATATTCAAAAAGCATCAAATGTACATCAATAGATTAGTCGAAAACtcttgtcaaacaaaaaaaaaatcataaactatAATGTTTGTGTGTGCAACTGTGCAAGGTGCTAGATTCAAACCTCAAAATACCggtttttttttgcaatattagtcatttcaaattaaattaaaattgctaaaaaatttggaaaacctAAGAATTGAAATAATTTACAatgatagttatttttattgtgtttttttaaatgttatttataatttaaatagaacacaattttttcttaataatatcatattttttaaatagagGCCCTTTTTAATATTCAAGTAGGATCTCCAAATAGTTGGGTTCGCCCTATTAAGAACATATCTTTCTGGTTCCTCTACTCAACACCACATCAACTATCAACTAATTAGGGATTAGTCACCGCCTACATTTATAGTTTGGTTTAACTATCAACTAAAAACCAACCGAatcgcatgcatttttatctggcagttaggatgacttttatacTAAAAAATTAGTGATTTCAAGTTTTAGATGagttattgcaaaaaaaataaagtttttagATGAGTTAAAACCAAATACTGTTTTTAATAGAAACTAGAGAACTGACTAAAATCCATTCATTTATCAGGGATCACAAACAATGTACaaaattcaaactaaaaatTTGCTAATTTTACGTGACTGTTAAGCAACTAGGGTTCCAATAATATCACATTAGCattatttgacaaaataagGATTATAAAGAGAATCGGGTATTCAAGCCTCTCTTATGTGGAATGAATGGTGTGATGCTCAAAGAACCACTAACACTACACAACTTAATGAACAGGAACAACAGTTGCATCGATGGCTACCGCCGAGACAAGGTTGGCTAAAATGTAATGTCGATGCCGGTTTTCACAACGATGGAAGCATTACAAGCGGAGGGTGGTGCATTCGAGATGATGTGGGACAGTTCATACATGCAGGATCTTATTGGTTAAATGGAAAATATTCAATACTGGAAGCAGAGG encodes:
- the LOC123920860 gene encoding uncharacterized protein LOC123920860; translated protein: MWNEWCDAQRTTNTTQLNEQEQQLHRWLPPRQGWLKCNVDAGFHNDGSITSGGWCIRDDVGQFIHAGSYWLNGKYSILEAEALAILEAMKVVCNMNLEHVTFESDSQSVVAAIQANHVGVSNFSLLIASIKSLLILKYTF